The Deinococcus koreensis genome includes a window with the following:
- a CDS encoding DUF2971 domain-containing protein, translated as MSEDYKIYGSIASSIRLKISSLIERKSSIHRKDSASVFHYTTAAGLKGIVETNSLWATSANFLNDKEEIVHGIKEKNRVVDEILEQPRTDPTYKEFVASLKSDEDDESANSTYLICFTNNGDQLSQWRGYGSTSVGFCIEFDIDKLGEFFNSAQRANMIILNIFDNVMYSRPEKSALLRNIIQEYYDKLIEFGVSEDATCSNHCLRFLSDYLGLLKNYNFREESEVRASFGILDFLGHEGLSYRVQNGIFVPHLILKSEDLKLPIKSIRVGPNSDFHRINKGLKVFLQKNDQETVIIQDSKIPYRI; from the coding sequence ATGTCAGAAGATTATAAAATCTATGGAAGTATAGCTAGTTCTATACGACTCAAGATCTCCTCTCTCATAGAAAGGAAGAGTTCAATACACCGAAAAGACAGTGCATCTGTTTTTCATTATACAACAGCTGCTGGGCTTAAAGGGATTGTAGAAACTAATTCTCTATGGGCTACAAGTGCTAACTTTCTCAACGACAAAGAGGAAATAGTGCATGGTATAAAAGAAAAGAATAGAGTTGTCGATGAAATTCTTGAACAACCACGAACAGACCCAACTTACAAAGAGTTTGTGGCGAGTCTAAAATCTGACGAAGATGATGAGTCTGCTAATTCTACTTACCTAATTTGCTTTACTAACAATGGTGACCAATTAAGTCAATGGCGAGGATATGGTAGTACATCAGTAGGTTTCTGTATAGAGTTTGATATTGATAAGTTAGGCGAATTCTTCAATTCTGCTCAAAGAGCAAATATGATTATATTGAATATTTTCGATAACGTCATGTATTCAAGACCTGAAAAGTCAGCGCTATTACGCAACATTATACAGGAATATTATGATAAACTTATTGAGTTTGGCGTATCTGAAGACGCTACCTGCTCAAACCATTGTCTTAGATTCCTGTCCGACTATTTGGGATTGCTTAAAAATTATAATTTTAGAGAAGAATCTGAAGTGCGGGCGAGTTTTGGAATACTTGATTTTCTTGGACATGAAGGCTTGTCGTACAGAGTCCAAAATGGAATATTTGTCCCACATCTGATTCTAAAATCAGAGGACTTAAAATTACCAATAAAATCTATTAGAGTTGGGCCTAACAGTGATTTTCATAGAATAAACAAAGGTCTAAAAGTATTTTTGCAAAAAAACGATCAAGAAACAGTCATTATTCAAGATTCTAAAATACCGTATAGAATTTGA